One genomic region from Amycolatopsis sp. FBCC-B4732 encodes:
- a CDS encoding cytochrome P450 encodes MSTVTVDLTDPGLWARPDVGEIVADLRSRAPVHRTETALDGPVWSVLGYHLGSRVLTDAATFSSTGGSLLGTGGTPAGAGKMMALSDGPRHRELRAPVLPYFSPKGVRTTADRITELAAEVVESAVEQETVDLVDVLATVPLVVMCDLLGIPGDDRDLVVAVCDEAFLAQTPDARRAGHQKLLPYLFEKVVQRRKNPGDDLISTLATHRIKNRLLPIEDVVFNLDNIVVGGVQTVRHTAAMSIWALMNHPAAWHQLKDADLDLATDELLRYTSVGLHVLRTATTQVELGGHVIDAGDKVAVWTWSADHDTAVFDRPHELVLDRSPNRHLALGVGAHYCVGAPLAKAELKAIYAALLDQVAGLELDGEPVHNRSIINFGFDHLPVRLRAR; translated from the coding sequence GTGTCCACCGTTACCGTCGATCTCACCGACCCCGGGCTCTGGGCCCGGCCCGACGTCGGCGAAATCGTCGCCGACCTGCGCAGCCGGGCTCCCGTCCACCGCACCGAAACCGCGCTCGACGGGCCCGTCTGGTCCGTGCTCGGCTACCACCTCGGCTCCCGCGTCCTCACCGACGCCGCCACGTTCAGCTCCACCGGCGGCTCGCTCCTCGGCACCGGTGGCACCCCCGCCGGCGCCGGCAAGATGATGGCCCTCTCCGACGGTCCCCGGCACCGCGAACTCCGCGCCCCCGTCCTCCCGTACTTCTCACCCAAGGGCGTGCGCACCACCGCCGACCGCATCACCGAACTCGCCGCGGAAGTCGTCGAATCCGCCGTAGAGCAGGAAACCGTCGACCTCGTGGACGTCCTGGCCACCGTCCCGCTCGTCGTCATGTGCGACCTGCTCGGCATCCCGGGCGACGACCGCGACCTCGTCGTCGCCGTCTGCGACGAAGCCTTCCTCGCCCAGACACCGGACGCGCGCCGGGCCGGCCACCAGAAGCTGCTGCCCTACCTCTTCGAAAAAGTCGTGCAGCGGCGCAAGAACCCGGGTGACGACCTCATCAGCACCCTCGCCACCCACCGGATCAAGAACCGGCTGCTGCCCATCGAAGACGTCGTCTTCAACCTCGACAACATCGTCGTCGGCGGGGTGCAGACCGTGCGGCACACCGCCGCCATGAGCATCTGGGCGCTGATGAACCACCCCGCTGCTTGGCACCAGCTGAAAGACGCCGACCTCGACCTCGCCACCGACGAGCTGCTCCGCTACACCTCCGTCGGTCTCCACGTCCTGCGCACCGCCACGACCCAGGTCGAACTGGGCGGGCACGTCATCGACGCCGGGGACAAGGTCGCCGTCTGGACGTGGTCGGCCGATCACGACACCGCCGTCTTCGACCGGCCGCACGAACTCGTGCTCGACCGGTCGCCGAACCGGCACCTGGCCCTCGGGGTCGGGGCGCACTACTGCGTCGGCGCGCCGCTGGCGAAGGCCGAGCTCAAGGCCATCTACGCCGCGCTGCTCGACCAGGTCGCCGGGCTCGAGCTCGACGGCGAGCCGGTGCACAACCGGTCGATCATCAACTTCGGCTTCGACCACCTCCCGGTGCGCCTGCGGGCCCGCTGA
- a CDS encoding amino acid adenylation domain-containing protein, which produces MTGRTAPVSGLQRGLWFLDRWNPGSAAYTVPWVFTFDAPVDPAVLESALGGIVRRHEVLRTTFSAGPDGPQQTVHDDVRIPVHRGEPDLTAGFDLETGPLLRATLADPVTLVLVVHHIVWDGWSSGVFERELAELYTAAVEGRAPVLPELTTQYADYAAEPEPYDEPLAYWREQLAGAPERLAVPADREAPARQDFGGDTREFALPDGLAARIGELAAELDATPFVVQLAAFAALLNRYTGAADLVVGTPVTTRDRPELADLIGYFVNILPLRLRVDRAAGFRDLVEHVRDTAFDAYACLDVPFDVVVDALALERSARHAPLVQVVFGAHAEESEPLRFGPVTATRRVHHNGTSKFDLTWSTFDDGELRGEVEYRTSLFDAATIDRMTLHWRTLLAAVLSEPDSPLWKVELAPSPPAAVTAGESRCLHESFEDTVDRFPDRPAVTCDGVSVTYAELDRRANRLAHALIAAGVRPGDRVGLLLERTDAIVTAILAVLKAGAAYVPVDPAAPDDRAAFVFGDTGVRLVVTDQDTEGPVFDVGQDVSAYPADRPRVPVRPGDLAYVIFTSGSTGRPKGVAVAHEHAGRLMASGRAHFAFTETDVWTLFHSYAFDWTVWELWGPLHHGGRLVVVPYLTSRSPEAFAELLAAEGVTQLCQTPSALRQLEATLRTGPALPALRQVMLGGEALDPAVVRRWFALGLSAPLCNLYGITETTVHVTTHDVTGPDGFARSLIGAPLPHLSAHVLDEWLRPCPVGVPGELYIGGGALAHGYWGRAGLTAQRFLPDPFSPSPGARLYRTGDVARRLSGGGLEYVGRCDSQVKVRGFRIELGEIEHALGTHPSVGACAVTVHDDRLAAYVTVPLDYAEVRSFLAKSLPEHMIPATVTVLDRLPVTVNGKLDRAALPAPSAPRPKREYAAPSTPGERLLAELYADVLGVDGAGAHDNFFHLGGDSIRAVHLAGKLRDRGWTLTLPDLFAAPTPAALAPLLKPCAAVAPAARPFAGLSEKDLAKLPADVVDAYPMAAMQLGMIYHMELSGDAGGYHNVNSYRVAGRLDEDALRGAVADVITRHPVLRTTFDVIGYREPMQLVHASAPAPVSTADLRGLSPAAQRSAVGEVFDAFCAMRFDLRSAPLFRVSAQRLADDLFQLTIAEHHSILDGWSFTSLLTEILERHASPDSPPAPPPASTFRDFVAAEQAAAASAESEQFWRSRLAGADGALWSADSGSAAATAEIPRTVERVLPDAPAQLAALASAAGVPIKAAALAAHVRALSRITGRDRVTTGLSVNGRLEERSGTEAYGLFLNTVPLVVDALQADLVRAVHEAEVELLPHRRVPFARLARLMDSPRLEACFAFLRFHALGRLAGSATSIVDDRIGCEPDMRYEPTNFALGVALVQDPASDRILLAVDHLRSLVPDSLADAYVTAYAEELAALVAENRQLI; this is translated from the coding sequence ATGACCGGCCGCACCGCCCCGGTGTCCGGGCTCCAGCGCGGGCTGTGGTTCCTCGACCGCTGGAACCCCGGCTCCGCCGCCTACACCGTGCCGTGGGTGTTCACCTTCGACGCACCCGTCGACCCGGCCGTCCTGGAAAGCGCGCTCGGCGGGATCGTCCGGCGGCACGAGGTCCTGCGCACGACGTTCTCGGCCGGTCCGGACGGTCCACAGCAGACGGTCCACGACGACGTCCGGATCCCGGTGCACCGCGGCGAACCCGACCTGACCGCCGGGTTCGACCTCGAAACCGGTCCCTTGCTGCGGGCGACCCTGGCGGACCCGGTGACGCTGGTCCTCGTCGTGCACCACATCGTCTGGGACGGCTGGTCGTCCGGGGTGTTCGAGCGGGAGCTGGCGGAGCTCTACACCGCGGCCGTCGAAGGCCGGGCTCCCGTGCTGCCCGAGCTGACCACCCAGTACGCCGACTACGCCGCCGAACCCGAGCCGTACGACGAACCGCTGGCGTACTGGCGCGAGCAGCTGGCCGGCGCGCCCGAGCGCCTCGCGGTGCCGGCCGACCGGGAGGCGCCCGCCCGGCAGGACTTCGGCGGCGACACCCGCGAGTTCGCGCTCCCGGACGGGCTGGCCGCCCGGATCGGCGAGCTCGCCGCCGAGCTGGACGCGACTCCGTTCGTCGTTCAGCTGGCCGCGTTCGCCGCGCTCCTCAACCGCTACACCGGCGCGGCCGACCTGGTCGTCGGCACCCCGGTGACGACCCGCGACCGGCCGGAGCTGGCCGACCTGATCGGCTACTTCGTCAACATCCTGCCGCTGCGGCTGCGCGTCGACCGCGCCGCGGGCTTCCGCGACCTCGTGGAGCACGTGCGCGACACCGCGTTCGACGCCTACGCCTGCCTGGACGTGCCGTTCGACGTCGTGGTCGACGCGCTGGCCCTCGAGCGCTCGGCCCGGCACGCGCCGCTGGTGCAGGTCGTGTTCGGGGCGCACGCGGAGGAGTCCGAGCCGCTGCGGTTCGGGCCGGTCACCGCGACCCGGCGGGTGCACCACAACGGCACGAGCAAGTTCGACCTCACCTGGTCGACGTTCGACGACGGCGAGCTGCGCGGTGAGGTCGAATACCGCACCAGCCTGTTCGACGCGGCGACGATCGACCGGATGACCTTGCACTGGCGCACCCTGCTGGCCGCCGTGCTGTCCGAACCGGACAGTCCACTGTGGAAGGTCGAGCTGGCGCCTTCGCCGCCCGCTGCCGTCACCGCCGGCGAGTCCCGGTGCCTGCACGAGTCCTTCGAGGACACCGTGGACCGGTTCCCGGACCGGCCCGCGGTGACCTGCGACGGCGTGAGCGTGACCTACGCCGAGCTGGACCGGCGGGCCAACCGGCTCGCGCACGCCCTGATCGCGGCCGGCGTCCGCCCCGGCGACCGGGTCGGCCTGCTGCTGGAGCGCACCGACGCGATCGTCACGGCGATCCTGGCCGTGCTGAAGGCGGGCGCGGCCTACGTGCCGGTCGACCCGGCCGCGCCGGACGACCGCGCGGCGTTCGTCTTCGGCGACACCGGTGTGCGGCTGGTCGTCACCGACCAGGACACCGAGGGGCCGGTGTTCGACGTCGGGCAGGACGTTTCGGCCTACCCCGCGGACCGGCCGCGGGTGCCGGTCCGCCCCGGCGACCTGGCCTACGTGATCTTCACCTCCGGCTCGACGGGCCGGCCCAAGGGCGTCGCCGTGGCCCACGAGCACGCCGGGCGGCTGATGGCGTCCGGGCGCGCGCACTTCGCGTTCACCGAGACCGACGTCTGGACGCTGTTCCACAGCTACGCCTTCGACTGGACGGTCTGGGAGCTGTGGGGGCCGTTGCACCACGGTGGCCGCCTGGTCGTCGTGCCCTACCTGACCAGCCGGTCCCCGGAGGCGTTCGCCGAGCTGCTCGCGGCTGAGGGCGTCACCCAGCTGTGCCAGACGCCGTCGGCGTTGCGGCAGCTCGAAGCCACCCTCCGCACCGGGCCCGCGTTGCCCGCCCTGCGGCAGGTCATGCTCGGCGGCGAGGCGCTGGACCCGGCGGTGGTGCGCCGCTGGTTCGCGCTCGGGCTGTCCGCACCGCTGTGCAACCTCTACGGCATCACCGAGACCACCGTGCACGTCACCACCCACGACGTCACCGGACCGGACGGGTTCGCGCGCAGCCTGATCGGCGCGCCGCTGCCGCACCTGAGCGCCCACGTGCTCGACGAGTGGCTGCGGCCGTGCCCGGTCGGCGTGCCGGGCGAGCTGTACATCGGCGGCGGCGCGCTCGCCCACGGCTACTGGGGGCGGGCCGGGCTCACCGCGCAGCGGTTCCTGCCCGACCCGTTCTCGCCTTCGCCGGGCGCGCGGCTCTACCGCACCGGGGACGTCGCCCGTCGGCTTTCCGGCGGTGGTCTCGAGTACGTCGGCCGGTGCGACAGCCAGGTCAAGGTCCGCGGCTTCCGCATCGAGCTCGGCGAGATCGAGCACGCGCTGGGGACGCACCCTTCGGTCGGCGCCTGCGCGGTCACCGTGCACGACGACCGGCTGGCCGCCTACGTCACCGTGCCGCTGGACTACGCCGAGGTGCGGTCGTTCCTGGCGAAGTCGCTGCCGGAGCACATGATCCCGGCGACGGTGACCGTGCTCGACCGGCTGCCCGTCACGGTCAACGGCAAGCTCGACCGGGCGGCGCTGCCGGCGCCGTCCGCGCCCCGGCCGAAGCGGGAGTACGCCGCGCCGAGCACACCGGGGGAGCGGCTGCTCGCCGAGCTGTACGCCGACGTCCTCGGCGTGGACGGCGCCGGGGCGCACGACAACTTCTTCCACCTCGGCGGCGACTCCATCCGCGCGGTGCACCTGGCGGGCAAGCTGCGGGACCGCGGCTGGACGCTCACGCTGCCCGACCTTTTCGCCGCGCCCACCCCGGCGGCCCTCGCGCCGCTGCTGAAGCCGTGTGCCGCGGTGGCTCCGGCCGCGCGGCCGTTCGCCGGACTGTCCGAAAAGGACCTGGCGAAGCTGCCCGCGGACGTCGTCGACGCCTACCCGATGGCGGCGATGCAGCTCGGGATGATCTACCACATGGAGCTGTCGGGGGACGCCGGCGGCTACCACAACGTCAACAGCTACCGCGTCGCCGGCCGACTCGACGAGGACGCCCTGCGGGGGGCGGTCGCCGACGTCATCACGCGGCACCCGGTGCTGCGGACGACGTTCGACGTGATCGGCTACCGCGAGCCGATGCAGCTGGTGCACGCTTCGGCGCCTGCGCCGGTCTCCACTGCGGACCTTCGCGGCCTTTCTCCTGCCGCGCAGAGATCCGCGGTGGGGGAGGTGTTCGACGCGTTCTGCGCGATGCGCTTCGACCTGCGTTCCGCACCGCTGTTCCGGGTGTCCGCCCAGCGGCTGGCCGACGACCTCTTCCAGCTGACCATCGCCGAGCACCACTCCATTTTGGACGGCTGGAGCTTCACCTCGCTGCTCACGGAAATCCTGGAGCGGCACGCTTCGCCGGACTCGCCGCCGGCGCCACCGCCCGCGTCGACGTTCCGCGACTTCGTCGCCGCCGAACAGGCCGCCGCGGCTTCCGCGGAGAGCGAGCAGTTCTGGCGCTCTCGCCTGGCGGGCGCGGACGGTGCTCTCTGGTCGGCCGACTCCGGGTCCGCGGCGGCGACGGCGGAGATCCCGCGCACGGTCGAGCGGGTCCTGCCGGACGCCCCGGCCCAGCTCGCGGCGCTCGCGTCGGCGGCCGGCGTCCCGATCAAGGCGGCCGCGCTGGCCGCGCACGTCCGGGCGCTGTCGCGGATCACCGGCCGCGACCGGGTCACGACGGGCCTGTCGGTGAACGGCCGGCTGGAGGAACGCAGCGGCACCGAGGCGTACGGGCTGTTCCTGAACACGGTCCCGCTGGTCGTGGACGCTTTGCAGGCCGACCTCGTGCGCGCGGTGCACGAAGCCGAGGTCGAGCTGCTGCCGCACCGCCGGGTCCCGTTCGCCCGGCTGGCCCGGCTCATGGACTCGCCACGGCTCGAAGCGTGTTTCGCGTTCCTGCGGTTCCACGCACTCGGCCGGCTGGCGGGCTCGGCGACGAGCATCGTCGACGACCGGATCGGCTGCGAACCGGACATGCGGTACGAGCCGACCAACTTCGCGCTGGGAGTGGCACTGGTGCAGGACCCGGCTTCGGACCGGATCCTGCTGGCCGTGGACCACCTGCGGTCCTTGGTGCCGGACTCCCTCGCGGACGCGTACGTGACCGCGTACGCCGAAGAACTCGCCGCGCTGGTCGCGGAAAACCGTCAGCTGATCTGA
- a CDS encoding thioesterase II family protein — protein MTLAAPRPALAGDWCYRPYPLTGGVPQLVCFPHAGGDVTAFSGLAAELVPDLEVWAIRLPARGGRFTDRMPSGFRELVTAVVAGLVPHLRPGSVFYGQSFGALLAYEVARALPADRCPRLVVPACAPPPSAWPGSIPPTDEGAAELLARCGLAGALPDDETIRELAVATIRTDLTVCRTYRPPGVPATFAIHAVAGTEDEALPPGTLAEWSAATTGRFTTSVEPGGHLLATPLTRGPADLLRKLHAAAAA, from the coding sequence ATGACCCTCGCGGCCCCGCGCCCGGCCCTCGCGGGCGACTGGTGCTACCGCCCGTATCCGTTGACGGGCGGGGTGCCGCAGCTGGTGTGCTTCCCGCACGCGGGCGGCGACGTGACGGCGTTCAGCGGCCTGGCGGCGGAGCTGGTCCCGGACCTGGAGGTCTGGGCCATCCGCCTCCCGGCCCGCGGCGGCCGCTTCACGGACCGGATGCCGTCCGGTTTCCGTGAGCTGGTGACCGCGGTCGTGGCGGGGCTCGTCCCGCACCTGCGGCCGGGATCGGTGTTCTACGGTCAGAGCTTCGGGGCGCTGCTGGCTTACGAGGTCGCCCGTGCTTTGCCGGCGGATCGATGTCCCCGGCTGGTGGTCCCGGCGTGCGCGCCCCCACCATCCGCGTGGCCGGGCTCGATCCCGCCGACCGACGAGGGTGCCGCGGAGCTCCTCGCGCGATGCGGGCTGGCCGGGGCATTGCCGGACGACGAGACGATCCGCGAACTGGCGGTGGCGACGATCCGGACGGACCTGACGGTCTGCCGCACCTACCGCCCTCCCGGCGTTCCGGCGACGTTCGCGATCCACGCGGTGGCCGGTACTGAGGACGAAGCCCTGCCGCCGGGGACGCTCGCGGAGTGGTCGGCCGCGACGACGGGCCGCTTCACGACCTCGGTCGAGCCGGGCGGGCACCTGCTGGCGACGCCACTGACCCGCGGCCCGGCGGACTTGCTGCGCAAGCTCCACGCGGCCGCAGCCGCCTGA
- a CDS encoding MFS transporter: protein MTQAPVHEARPTAPWGRVGLLLTGQGVSLIGDQVFFIAAVWAAAQLGGTAAVTWVTLAESVPRALAMIFGGVICDAFGPRSVLLRTTSVRIAVLAVSVVVALSAQSVPLLVVVAALEGAMLGLGSPSFGTLMPRMVPKERLSTANSVRTMVARFAPILGSPFGAWLVATGHLGVALAVVCGGCVVSLACLAPATKAIDAPRTVSNVPLWKRSGDGLKLLRADRRLRLLFLSGLCLDFAFAWPMNPGLPEVVIERGWAVSAVGLLIACWAAGALVSAGLGALLGERVPISVRLVGSGIGIGVLLLGMVLVTSLPAMAAMAVALGVCSGQNGPAAVTLYQQAAPSDRLGVAMSMVSLSGIGCAPLAYAVSGAIASFTTPVVAWICSALLAFGGPVAAARALRLPE from the coding sequence ATGACACAAGCTCCGGTGCACGAAGCCCGGCCCACCGCGCCCTGGGGCCGGGTGGGGCTGCTGCTCACCGGTCAGGGCGTCTCCCTGATCGGCGACCAGGTGTTCTTCATCGCCGCCGTCTGGGCCGCCGCCCAGCTCGGCGGGACGGCCGCGGTCACCTGGGTGACGCTGGCCGAATCGGTTCCCCGGGCCCTCGCGATGATCTTCGGCGGGGTGATCTGCGACGCCTTCGGGCCCCGCTCGGTCCTGCTGCGGACGACGTCGGTGCGGATCGCCGTGCTGGCCGTCTCGGTCGTCGTCGCGCTGTCCGCGCAGTCGGTGCCGCTGCTGGTCGTCGTGGCCGCGCTGGAAGGCGCGATGCTGGGCCTCGGCTCGCCGTCGTTCGGCACGCTCATGCCGCGCATGGTCCCGAAGGAACGGCTGAGCACGGCGAACTCGGTCCGCACCATGGTGGCGCGGTTCGCCCCGATCCTCGGGTCGCCGTTCGGGGCCTGGCTGGTCGCGACCGGGCACCTCGGGGTCGCGCTCGCCGTCGTCTGCGGCGGCTGCGTGGTCTCCCTCGCCTGCCTCGCCCCGGCGACGAAGGCGATCGACGCGCCGCGGACGGTGTCGAACGTCCCGCTGTGGAAGCGCTCGGGCGACGGCCTCAAGCTCCTGCGCGCCGACCGCCGGCTGCGGCTGCTGTTCCTTTCCGGGCTGTGCCTGGACTTCGCGTTCGCCTGGCCGATGAACCCCGGCCTGCCCGAAGTGGTCATCGAACGCGGCTGGGCGGTCTCCGCCGTCGGTCTGCTCATCGCCTGCTGGGCCGCCGGCGCGCTCGTGTCCGCCGGGCTCGGGGCGCTGCTCGGCGAGCGGGTGCCGATCTCCGTGCGGCTCGTCGGCAGCGGGATCGGCATCGGCGTCCTGCTCTTGGGCATGGTCCTGGTGACGTCGCTGCCCGCGATGGCCGCGATGGCCGTCGCGCTGGGCGTGTGCTCCGGGCAGAACGGCCCGGCCGCCGTGACGCTCTACCAGCAGGCCGCGCCCAGCGACCGGCTCGGCGTCGCCATGTCCATGGTCTCGCTGTCCGGCATCGGCTGCGCGCCGCTGGCCTACGCGGTCTCCGGCGCCATCGCCAGTTTCACCACCCCCGTCGTCGCCTGGATCTGCAGCGCCCTGCTCGCCTTCGGCGGGCCGGTGGCCGCGGCCCGGGCCCTGCGCCTGCCCGAGTGA
- a CDS encoding phosphopantetheine-binding protein yields the protein MLATIAAMWAEELGVPEVRPEDGFFELGGHSLTALRVVYRVRDEFSVDLSLRDLMAAATLTDFVSTVAAARETPARPKVALVGRRGTR from the coding sequence GTGCTGGCGACGATCGCGGCGATGTGGGCCGAGGAGCTGGGCGTCCCCGAGGTGCGCCCCGAGGACGGTTTTTTCGAGCTGGGCGGGCATTCGCTGACCGCGTTGCGGGTGGTGTACCGGGTCCGCGACGAGTTCTCGGTCGACCTGTCCCTGCGCGACCTGATGGCGGCGGCGACGTTGACGGACTTCGTGTCGACGGTGGCCGCGGCCCGCGAGACCCCGGCCCGCCCGAAGGTGGCGCTGGTGGGCCGCCGGGGCACGCGATGA
- a CDS encoding MbtH family NRPS accessory protein codes for MDAFKDFTVVVNDEEQYSIWPASLDVPAGWQPAGKSGSREECVAWVDETWTDIRPKSLRVALGV; via the coding sequence GTGGACGCGTTCAAGGACTTCACGGTCGTCGTCAACGACGAGGAGCAGTATTCGATCTGGCCGGCTTCGCTGGACGTTCCGGCGGGCTGGCAGCCGGCGGGCAAGAGCGGCAGCCGCGAGGAGTGCGTGGCGTGGGTCGACGAGACGTGGACCGACATCCGCCCGAAGAGCCTGCGCGTCGCGCTCGGGGTTTGA